The genomic interval CGTGAATGGGGACGAATACATTCACCACATCGGGATTGAATATCAAGAGTTTGGCGATGACCGCCATCGTAGATCCATTGACGAAGCGCAAAATGGCGTCGCTACACTCGTCGAAAAGCTGGTCACAGCCATGTAGCGGTTCGGTACTCCAAAAGCTCGGATAACCATGATCGAGATAGGGGCCCGGTTGCCCGGGACCCCTCTCACACCACCGTACATGCGGGTCCGCATACGGCGGTTCATTTCTTGGAAGCAAACTTGCTCCAAATCGCCTCAAGGCTCGCTAGTCCGTTCTTATTGAGATAGTCGATCGAGATCGCGACATGCATCGCAGCACTCGATGACATCACCCAAGGTCCGCGGCCACTGCTACCATGGGAAATGGCTTCGTCACGACGGACGCCGAGCTTCAGCAACATCCGAATTCGGGTGCGGACTCGGTACCACTGTTTCCAGTAGCAGGCGCGGATGCGCCGTCGGGTCCACTTGTCCAAACTCTGCACTTGCTTCTTACCCAGTCCGTAGTGAAAGTAACCTACCCAGCCTTGGAAGTAGCGTCGAAGCTCCAGGAAACGCGATTGAATCGATCGACCACCGTTACGACGGGTGATTTCTCGCACTCGCGCCTTGAACTTCTTCAGATTCTTCGGGCTGACACCCAGCCGTCCACCGAAGCCGCGGAAGGTGTAGCCGAGAAAATCGACCACCTCCGTCGGACAGATACGGCTCTTGTCGTGGTTGACCACGAGTTTTAGCTTGGATGTCAGGTAGCGTTCTACCGATCGAAAGACACGTGTGGCTGACTGCTCAGTCTTGGAGAACACCAAGAAGTCATCCGCGTAGCGAACGAAGCGGTGACCGCGTTTCTCCATTTCTTTGTCGAAATCATCCAGCAGGATGTTCGCAAGCAACGGTGAAAGTGGCCCGCCTTGCATCGTTCCTTCGGTCGAAGGTTGCCAATCGGTATCGACCATCACACCCGCTCGTAAATAGTTCCCGATCAGACGCAGCAGTCGCTTGTCGCGGACCTTGCGAGACACACGGTGCATCAATACATCGTGCTGCACGCGGTCGAAAAATTTCGACAGGTCCATGTCGACGCACCAGCGGTAGCCGGCTTGAATGTGCGTTTGAACGAGATGGATCGCTTCGTGAGCGGAGCGGTGAGGCCGAAATCCGAAACTTGATTCGGAGAAGTCCGGATCAAAGATCGGGGTTAGGACTAACAGGAGGGCTTGTTGAACGAGGCGATCCACTACGTTTGGGATTCCGAGGTGTCGCTCGCCGCCGTCCGGTTTGGGAATCGACTTACGCCGGACGGGGCCGGGCTTGTAAGTTCCTTCCAACAGTTGTTGTCGAAGCACCGGCCAGAGTTCCGGAAAGTGGTTTGGGAATTCGTCGATCGTGATGCCATCGGGGCCAGGGGCTCCGCGGTTGGATCGGACTCGTGCCCAGGCACATTCGAGGTTGTCGGTGTCGACAATTTGTTCCATGAGGTTCTGTGGAACAGCGTTCAAGGCTGGCTTCTCGATGGACGCCGAGCCCGAGTGACCGGTAAGGGACTCCCAAGAGCACGGGCCTTTCATGTCTTCCGCTCCTTGCTGGTTGCCGGAATGAGGTTTTGTGTGTTTGGGTCGGTTCGAATTCATCGATGGTTCTTCCTTGTCAAGAAACGTTCGGTCCTTTCCGTTGCCGCTGGATTGCGGCAGATCGGTACAATGACCTCTGCTGACTTCTCAGAGCACGAGTCAGGTCACCCTGGTCGTCCCGCCTTTCGGGCAAGCCCTACTCGCGGGTACGCGTCTGAGATCTCCCCGAATAAGGGACGTGAACTTTCGCTGCGCGAGTACGCGATCTACTCAGGAGGTTGTCGGAAACGGGTTTTGCAGTCCTCGGGCCGCTCACCCCAATGACTCCCAGAGCCTCTATCGCGTTTCTATTCGTTACCCCGCAGTTTTGGCGGAATGCTGCCGGTTGCTACGCCGATCGAGCATCGCAGGCTTCCTCCCCACGGTTTGTCGCCTTGTGCGCAGTTGCCGGGCATCTTGGAGACAGGGCCTAGTACTTCATCTTGAAAGATTACATTTGGTATACTGTCCTTCGTTTCAAGTTCCGAGTTCGTACAGGGGACTGGCTTCCCGAAGGAAGCGGCACCCCACAAGTTCACGCCCATGTCGGGCGTACCGGTGCACCGAAGCCGCCGGTGACGCGTTTTTTGAAACCAAAGTTTATTGGCGGCGGCTCGGTTACCGCCGTCGTTCCCCGATCGAAGATTGGAGTCGCCTGACTTTGTGAACGCACAACGACAACGTCAACCGTTTTACGTTCGGCTGGCGATTGTTTCGGCTGCAACGGGAATCGTCGGCTGGCTTACATGGAGTTTCGGTTCGTCATTCGTCGACCCAGGTACACATGCGAGGCTACACGATCTGCTGCCGGCGATTGGCTCGTCAATCATGTCCGTGTGTTCGTTGATGTTCATGCTGGTCGCAGTCGTCACGGTCAATGATTGCGTTCGCAATGGGACATTCAATCGGAAGCATGCAATCGTCCTTGTTGTAGCGGCTTGCATTACGCTGGCGGCGGGCGTCGATGGTGCATACCCACGCTGAACT from Stieleria varia carries:
- the ltrA gene encoding group II intron reverse transcriptase/maturase → MNSNRPKHTKPHSGNQQGAEDMKGPCSWESLTGHSGSASIEKPALNAVPQNLMEQIVDTDNLECAWARVRSNRGAPGPDGITIDEFPNHFPELWPVLRQQLLEGTYKPGPVRRKSIPKPDGGERHLGIPNVVDRLVQQALLLVLTPIFDPDFSESSFGFRPHRSAHEAIHLVQTHIQAGYRWCVDMDLSKFFDRVQHDVLMHRVSRKVRDKRLLRLIGNYLRAGVMVDTDWQPSTEGTMQGGPLSPLLANILLDDFDKEMEKRGHRFVRYADDFLVFSKTEQSATRVFRSVERYLTSKLKLVVNHDKSRICPTEVVDFLGYTFRGFGGRLGVSPKNLKKFKARVREITRRNGGRSIQSRFLELRRYFQGWVGYFHYGLGKKQVQSLDKWTRRRIRACYWKQWYRVRTRIRMLLKLGVRRDEAISHGSSGRGPWVMSSSAAMHVAISIDYLNKNGLASLEAIWSKFASKK